The genomic DNA CTTCGATGCCCATGCTGCGTAGACGTTCGAGATTGCTTTCTTTGCTTTCGCCAATTAAGCCGGTTTTGACGATTTCTGGATCGTAGATCAGTTGTCCTTGGAAATGACCGCCTAAGCAGCGCATGGCAGCCGCAGAAATGACTCCTTCGGGAGCGGCTCCAATTCCCATTAAGGCGTGGATGTTGGTTCCGGAAAAGGCACAGGAAATGGCGGCGGATACGTCTCCATCGGCAATTAAACGAACTCTTGCGCCAGCGCTACGGATTTCGTTGATCAGGTTTTTGTGACGGGGACGATCCATGACGACAACGACTAATTCGTCTACGGAGCGGTTGAGGCACTCGGAGATGAGTTTTAGGTTTTCGGTGGCGGATTTGCGGATGTCTACATGGTTTCTAGCGGCTGGAGGAGCGGCGAGTTTTTTCATGTAGAAGTCGGGAGCGGCGAAGAGTCCGCCTTTTTCGGAAATGGCGAGTACGGCCATGGAACCGGGTTGACCGTAGGCGACGAGGTTGGTTCCTTCGCAGGGGTCAACGGCGATGTCAATTTCGACTAATTCATCGGGGTTGCAGTAATCTTTGGCATCTTCGCGGGCGCAAATGCCGACTTCTTCGCCGATGTAGAGCATGGGAGCGTCATCTCGTTCGCCTTCTCCGATGACGATGCGTCCGCGCATGTGGATTTGGTTCATGCGTTCGCGCATGGCTTCTACGGCTACTTGGTCAGCCGTATTTTTTTCTCCTTTTCCCATCCAACGAGCGGAGGCGATCGCCGCTTGTTCGACGACTTCTATAATTTCTAATCCCAATGTGGTTTCAATCACAGGTTTTTCTCCCAAGAGGTCATTCAATGAAATGCTTATATTTAGCCGGTTTCAGTGTATTAGTCTATCAGAGTCTGGGGCCAATGTTCGAGGAGAGAGTCTCTGAGATTATGTTAAGTTTTGCATCTTTTAGCCCCACTCCACTGCTCTGAGTCGGCTTTTGGGTAAATCTCCTATAATTATCGACAAAGACTCACTTGAGCGAACAACTACAGGAGCCATACCATGTCTGAAACTCAAGGAAATTCAGAATCATCTAAACCCGTGGAAACGGTGACCGAAAAGAAAGAGGAGACCAGCTTTCTGGAACCTCTGCAAACGAAGTTGGGGAATGTATTGGGTAGTTGGAAAGTTAAGGTTGGACTGGCGAGTGCGGTGCTGGTGGCGATCGCGCTGACGGTTTTCTTCTGGCAACATGAAGTGGCGGCTTTGGGTATGAGGCTCTGGTCATCACAGGCAGGCGCAACCCCCATTGAATGTATGGTTAAGGATACCAATGACGATCAATATGTCAGTTGTAGCGCTATTCTCAACGAGCAGGTTGTGCCTCTAGAATGTGGCGCAAGTATTTTTAATGTGGGCTGTCGGATTAATTACGGTGCAGCCGCGACTGGGGCACGGAAATCTAGAGATTAGACGGGGAATAGGGAATGGGGAATAGGGAATGGGGAATGGGGAATGGGGAATAGGCAAAAGGCAAAAGGCAAAAGGCAAAAGGCAAGAGGCAAAAGGCAAAAGGCCATCCTCCCGATCCTTCCTATCCCCCTATCCCCCCATTCCCCCATCTCAGGAAAGCGCTATCATAGTTACTCAGAAATATAAAGATTTGTAACATGATTGGCTTTTCCTCCCCTGGCTCCCAGAGTCTGTTTAAAAAACTGCTATTGGGCAATGAACCCACGCCGGAATTACTAGCGATTTTGCTGGTGTATTTCGTCCAAGGGGTCTTAAGTCTGGCTCGATTAGCCATTAGCTTTTTTCTCAAAGATGATTTAGGTCTCTCTCCCGCTCAAGTGGCGGCTCTGACTGGGGTGGCAGCTCTGCCTTGGATGATTAAACCCCTGTGGGGCTTTATTTCCGATGGTTTGCCCATTTTGGGCGATCGTCGCCGTCCCTATCTGATTTTGTCCGGCTTGTTGGGGAGTTTGGCTTGGGGACTGTTGGCGACGGTAGTTGATAGTGCAAGTGCTGCAACTGCGGCGATCGCCCTTAGCTCCCTCTCGGTTGCCATCAGTGACGTGATCGCTGACTCCCTCGTAGTCGAACGAGCCAGAACCGAAACCACCAGTCAAGTCGGCTCCCTGCAATCCCTCTGTTGGGCAACCTCAGCCCTAGGGGGATTAATCACAGCCTATTTAAGCGGATGGTTATTAGAAATCTTAACGCCCCAACAAGTCTTTGGGATTACTGCCCTTTTCCCCCTTATCGTCGCCCTGGGAGCCGGGTTAATTGCTGAATCTCCAGTCACCGACTATACTCCCGCTTGGCAGACCGTAAAACACCAGATCGGACAGCTTAAAGAAGCCATCTTGCTCCCCTCCATCTGGAAACCCACTCTCTTCCTCTTCCTCTGGCAAGCCACCCCCTCCTCCGACTCAGCCTTCTTCTTCTTCGTCACCAACGACTTAGGGTTTGAACCCGAATTTCTCGGTCGCGTGCGCCTCTTTACCAGCATTGCTGGACTCATCGGCATTTGGATTTTCCAGCGCTTTCTGAAAGCCGTTCCCTTTCGCACAATCTTTGGCTGGAGTACGGTAATTGCTGTCCTATTTGGCTTCACCCCGGTACTTCTAGTGACCCATACTAATCGACTTTTGGGTATTGGCGATCGCTGGTTTAGCCTCGGAGATAGCGTCATCCTCACCGTCCTGGGTGAAATCGCCTTTATGCCCGTTCTCGTTCTCTGCGCCAAACTCTGCCCCCCCGGTATCGAAGCCACCCTATTCGCCCTCCTCATGTCCATTACCAACCTCGCCCATATTCTCTCCCAAGAATTAGGCGCTATCCTCATGCATAGCTTTGGCATTACCCCCAACACCTTCGATAATCTCGCCCTGCTGGTTACCCTCACTAACCTCTCCTCCCTCCTCCCCCTTCCCTTCCTCAAACTCCTGCCGAGCGACAACACCCTCAGCACCCCACAACTAGCAGAAAACTCAAGCCATCCTCTTCCTAACCCAGAGGACGATCCAGAAAAGACCCATTCCTTACTTAAGGTTTAAATTCTCCCCTCTAGTCTCCATCCTTTGATAACCTTATATCAATAATCAAGTCCATGACCACCGATTAGGAACCTGAATTATTAATGAATTCAACCATCACCGCGCTACCCAACCTTGACACTCAAACCCTACACCAACAACTATCGGATATAGAAGCTAGGGATATTGTGCAATGGGCCGCCAGAACGTTTGGCGAAGGTCTAGCCATGAGTACCAGTTTCGGCATTCAATCGGCTGTGATGCTCCATTTGGTCACTTCTGTTGTCCCCAATATCCCTGTGATTTGGGTCGATACGGGCTATTTACCCCCAGAAACCTATCGCTTTGCCCATGATTTAACCCACAAACTCAATCTCAACCTGAAGATTTACCAATCCACCATGAGTCCAGCTCATATGGAAGCAATTTATGGCAAGCTCTGGGAACAAGGCACGGTGGAGGCGCTTAATCAGTACGATCAACTGCGTAAAGTTGAACCCATGCAACGAGCGTTAAAAGAACTCAAGGTGACGGCTTGGTTAGCGGGTTTGCGCCGCGACCAAACGGATCATCGCAAGAATTTACAGTTTATTAACCGTCAAGGGGATATTTATAAGGTTTTACCGATTCTGAATTGGAATTCACGGGATATTTACCAATATTTAGTGGCCCATGATTTGCCCTATCATCCTCTATTCGATCAGGGATATATGACGGTTGGAGATTGGCATTCTTCTCGGCCGCTCAGTTTGGAAGATGAACATGAACGAGATACCCGCTTCCAAGGTCTGAAACAAGAATGTGGATTACATTTACCGACCAGTCAAGATGAGGCCCAAAGTCTTGATTCTAGTGGTTTATAGAAGGATGATCGCCGGTTGGATCAACTTTACAGCGCTTCGCGCTGTTATGGTGTACAGTCTTAAAGGCTCAAAGCCATGTACCACAACCCTATTCCCTATTCCCTATTCCCTATTCCCTAGCGCGAAGCGCTATAAGCGAAACCGATGGCTGATGAAGTGAATCAGGGTGTGAATTCTTCCTCTGAACAACCGGATTCCCCGTCTGTCTCCTCTCGATTTCAGATCGGGTTACCTCCAGGGGTGCTGGTGGGATTGGGATTTACCCTTGCCTTTTTAATAGTGAACTTTTCTCCTGTTATTAGTATCCTCTGGGGAGTGGTGGGAGGGGTGGCAAGTTGGTGGATTGAAACTTCTTGGCAGACGGAGGAAGAGGTTAATGAAGATACTCCCAGTTTACCGACCGATCCAAGGGCGGAAAATAGTTCTTTGGCGCAAAATCGCACAAAGGGAGAACGGTGGCGGAAATGATACAGCGCTTCGCGCGGTAATGGGTATAATAAGCGAACAAGAGGTTTGTCTTGTCCCCTTCGTGGACAGGACTGTTCCAACGGACTTGATATGACTGGAGTGGGAAGGTCTCGCTCCCTAGCCCCAAAATTTATGTTTTTATTTCTCTCTAAGTTACTACCCCTATTTGTTTATCCGATGGGGTTAAGTTGTGTATTGATGATTGTTTCGTTGGTGCTGTTGTGGAAATGGCCCAAACGAGCGGCGATTTCCCTTTCTTTGGCGCTGTTAGTGTTATTGCTCGGTGGGAATAGTTGGGTCAATCGGGAGTTAATCCAATCTTTGGAACTGCGCCATATTCCGCCGGATGATTTGCCTGCTGCGGAGGCGATTGTGGTGCTGGGAGGGGGAATTAAGGCGCAAATCTATCCCCGGCCTTGGGTGGATGTTTCGGAGGCGGGCGATCGCATTCTACATGGCTCCCAGTTGTATCTGCAAGGGAAAGCGCCCCGGTTAATCCTCACGGGTGGACGCATTGACTGGAAGGATGGCGGGCCGCCAGAATCATCAGATATGGCCCAAATTGCTATAGCTCTGGGGGTTCCAAAAGAGGCGATTTTAGAAGACCCCAGTTCCTTAAATACCCATGAAAATGCGGTGAATGTGCGCCGAATTCTGGACGAAGAGGGGATTAATCGGGTATTATTGGTGACTTCTGCAACTCATATGCCGCGATCGCTTCTGGTCTTCCAAAAACAAGGCATCGAAGCCATTCCCGCCCCCACCGACTTCCTCAGTCCCCCCGGTCGCAATCCCACCGAAACCGAGACCACCTGGGAATCAGCCCTACTCAGTCTCATCCCTGATGCTAGTCGCCTCCGAGATACCACCAACGCCATCAAAGAATATATCGGCCTGTTTGTCTACGGTCTCAGGGGCTGGATTTAAATTCATTTTGATCAGCATATTCAGTCACAGCAAATTCCAGTTATCTTAGATACACAAATTCAATCCATTGCTACAGACAGATTTGGGCGCACATCAATTCCTGGTGTTTATGCTGCTGGAGATGTAGCAAATCCTAGAGATCCTTGTGTGGCCACAGCAGTGGCTCAAGGTGCAGTTGTCGCTAGAAGTTTAGACGAAGACTTACAACGTCATAAGTTGTAAAATGTCTGATATTGTAGTTATGGATAGATTTAGAGTAGCGTGTTCTAAAAACAATGGACTTAAGCAATAAGGTAGCCCTGATCACTGGCGGTGGCGTTCGAGTAGGACGCGCTCTAGTTCTAGCTCTGGCAGAAGCCGGTTGTGATGTGTTCATCCATTATGGAAATTCGGCTGATGGGGCCGTTGAAGTTAAGGAAAAAGCCGAATCTTTCGGAGTGCGAGCAGTTACTTATCCAGCAGATTTGGCGGATGCATCCGCTACCGATACAATTATCCCCAAAGCTGTTGAAGCCTTCGGCAAAGTTGATATTTTGATTAATAGTGCGTCCATTTATCCTCAAGACGATCAATTTAACCAGATTAATGTAGAATCATGGGATAGAATTTTTGCCATAAATTTACGTGCCCCCTTTCAACTTTCCCAAGCTTTTGCCCAGCACCTTTGCCCCGATGGTCAAGGCAAAATTATCAATATTAATGATGCCCGAATTCCCCATCCTAAACCGGGTAATTTTTCCTATCGATTAACCAAGCGAGGATTGTGGGATATGACCCAAATGTTATCCTTAGAATTGGCTCCCCGAATTACAGTCAATGGTTTAGCTTTGGGTCAAATTCTTGAACCTCACTATGAGTCTAACCCAGAAAAGTTCATGCAAGAGTATGCCAATCGCAGAATTCCCTTAAAAATCTCTGGTAATCCCAAAGTGGTAACCGATAGTGCTTTATTTTTACTCCAACAAGATTTTCTCACTGGAAGTACAATCACGCTCGATGGGGGAGAATATCTCTTGAATTAGCTAAAAATCCTCGCTTATCCATTACTCTTTTCAATTTCTCAGATGAAGATGAAAAAAACACTATACAATGAAGACTTCTATGTAACTCAGCAACAAGGTTCATTTCAATCCGCTCAAGTCGTTGTTCCTATGATTATGGATTTAATTCAACCCACAAGCATCATTGATGTGGGTTGTGGGGTGGGAACTTGGTTGTCCGTATTTAATCAGTGTGGAATTGATGATTATTTAGGGGTAGATGGGGCTTATGTAGATCCCAATATGCTGATGATAGACCAAGATAAATTCCAAGCTTTTGAACCAGAACAACCCATTGATTTAAATCGAGAATTTGATTTAGTCGTGTCCTTAGAAGTAGCAGAACACATTTCTATTGATTTTGCGGAAGGATTTATTAAAAACTTGACACAACTCGGCCCTGTTGTGATGTTTTCTGCTGCTATTCCTTATCAAGGAGGTACAGGCCATGTTAATGAGCAATGGCCAGAATATTGGCGCGACTATTTTTATCAATATGGTTATAGTGTCTTTGATATCATAAGATCCAAAATTTGGAATTATGATACTGTGGATTATTGGTATCGTCAAAATATTTTTCTCTATATTCGAGAAGATTGTATAGATAGATATCCAAAATTACAGAAAGAGGTCGAGGCAAAACAAGATTTTCCTCTGGCAGTCGTCCATCCTCAAACCTATCTCCTAAGTTTAGGGATTAATAGCTGATTAATATATTGAAGATCGCAAGATGAAAAATTGGGATATGATAATCGATGAGCTGGATTTGAGTGTCTTTGAAACTATACCTTCTCAGACCAGTGCTGAAGATAGACGCTCTCTGCTTGCAGTACAGAGAGCTACTGCCAGGAAATATAAAGAGTACACCTATCTTGAAATTGGCTCTTATCTAGGAGGTACTATTCAACCTCACCTAGTGGATAATCGTTGTAAAAGAATCTACTCTATAGACCCAAGGCCTGTTGAACAACCAGATGATCGCTCACCAGGATATATTGTGCATTATGAGAATAATTCTACTGAAAAAATGCTAAATATGCTTAAAGCGATAGGCTATGGTGACATCGGAAAAATAGAGTGTTTTGATGTTGATGCTTCCCAAGTAGATTCTGAAAGGATTAAAACTGCTCCTGAGATAATGTTTATTGATGGCGAACATACCCAATCCTCTACCCGTTCAGATTTTGAATTCTGTCGTAAAGTCGTTAGTGAAAATGGAGTCATTCTTTTTCACGATTACACAATTATCTATCCTGCTGTTATAGAAATCTGCAATTTATTAGATCGACAACCAATTACTTACGTGCCTCTAAAATTCAAGGGTTCCGTGTTTGGTATTTTTTTTGATTCAGAGCTAGTGTATGCAGATCCATATTTACATGAGATCTGGCAACAGGCTGAAAACTTTGAATCCAAAGTGGGCTATCGGCAATGGGAACCCGTTGCTATTGATAAGATTTTGGACTAATTCTAGTTTCTAAATCCATGCATTCATCAGTCCTAACTCTTGAATGAACTCAAAGATAAGACTTGAACAGTTTTAGAAAATTAACATTAGGATTTTTGATGATTTCTTGGGCATAAATATCTTCCATTTTCAACATCAACTCAATATGCTTTTGGGTTACTGATTGAGCAAATTTATTTTTAATACTGATTGTGCCAGAATTTAATTTTTCCAAAATCTTTTTCTTACTGAACATAAAAATC from Roseofilum capinflatum BLCC-M114 includes the following:
- the glpX gene encoding class II fructose-bisphosphatase: METTLGLEIIEVVEQAAIASARWMGKGEKNTADQVAVEAMRERMNQIHMRGRIVIGEGERDDAPMLYIGEEVGICAREDAKDYCNPDELVEIDIAVDPCEGTNLVAYGQPGSMAVLAISEKGGLFAAPDFYMKKLAAPPAARNHVDIRKSATENLKLISECLNRSVDELVVVVMDRPRHKNLINEIRSAGARVRLIADGDVSAAISCAFSGTNIHALMGIGAAPEGVISAAAMRCLGGHFQGQLIYDPEIVKTGLIGESKESNLERLRSMGIEDPDRVYSAEELACGETVLFAASGITPGTLMEGVRYFHGGARTHSLVISSQSKTARFVDTVHMVDAPKSIQLR
- a CDS encoding folate/biopterin family MFS transporter, producing MIGFSSPGSQSLFKKLLLGNEPTPELLAILLVYFVQGVLSLARLAISFFLKDDLGLSPAQVAALTGVAALPWMIKPLWGFISDGLPILGDRRRPYLILSGLLGSLAWGLLATVVDSASAATAAIALSSLSVAISDVIADSLVVERARTETTSQVGSLQSLCWATSALGGLITAYLSGWLLEILTPQQVFGITALFPLIVALGAGLIAESPVTDYTPAWQTVKHQIGQLKEAILLPSIWKPTLFLFLWQATPSSDSAFFFFVTNDLGFEPEFLGRVRLFTSIAGLIGIWIFQRFLKAVPFRTIFGWSTVIAVLFGFTPVLLVTHTNRLLGIGDRWFSLGDSVILTVLGEIAFMPVLVLCAKLCPPGIEATLFALLMSITNLAHILSQELGAILMHSFGITPNTFDNLALLVTLTNLSSLLPLPFLKLLPSDNTLSTPQLAENSSHPLPNPEDDPEKTHSLLKV
- the cysH gene encoding phosphoadenosine phosphosulfate reductase, with the protein product MNSTITALPNLDTQTLHQQLSDIEARDIVQWAARTFGEGLAMSTSFGIQSAVMLHLVTSVVPNIPVIWVDTGYLPPETYRFAHDLTHKLNLNLKIYQSTMSPAHMEAIYGKLWEQGTVEALNQYDQLRKVEPMQRALKELKVTAWLAGLRRDQTDHRKNLQFINRQGDIYKVLPILNWNSRDIYQYLVAHDLPYHPLFDQGYMTVGDWHSSRPLSLEDEHERDTRFQGLKQECGLHLPTSQDEAQSLDSSGL
- a CDS encoding YdcF family protein produces the protein MFLFLSKLLPLFVYPMGLSCVLMIVSLVLLWKWPKRAAISLSLALLVLLLGGNSWVNRELIQSLELRHIPPDDLPAAEAIVVLGGGIKAQIYPRPWVDVSEAGDRILHGSQLYLQGKAPRLILTGGRIDWKDGGPPESSDMAQIAIALGVPKEAILEDPSSLNTHENAVNVRRILDEEGINRVLLVTSATHMPRSLLVFQKQGIEAIPAPTDFLSPPGRNPTETETTWESALLSLIPDASRLRDTTNAIKEYIGLFVYGLRGWI
- a CDS encoding FAD-dependent oxidoreductase encodes the protein MATDRFGRTSIPGVYAAGDVANPRDPCVATAVAQGAVVARSLDEDLQRHKL
- a CDS encoding SDR family oxidoreductase; this translates as MDLSNKVALITGGGVRVGRALVLALAEAGCDVFIHYGNSADGAVEVKEKAESFGVRAVTYPADLADASATDTIIPKAVEAFGKVDILINSASIYPQDDQFNQINVESWDRIFAINLRAPFQLSQAFAQHLCPDGQGKIININDARIPHPKPGNFSYRLTKRGLWDMTQMLSLELAPRITVNGLALGQILEPHYESNPEKFMQEYANRRIPLKISGNPKVVTDSALFLLQQDFLTGSTITLDGGEYLLN
- a CDS encoding methyltransferase domain-containing protein is translated as MKKTLYNEDFYVTQQQGSFQSAQVVVPMIMDLIQPTSIIDVGCGVGTWLSVFNQCGIDDYLGVDGAYVDPNMLMIDQDKFQAFEPEQPIDLNREFDLVVSLEVAEHISIDFAEGFIKNLTQLGPVVMFSAAIPYQGGTGHVNEQWPEYWRDYFYQYGYSVFDIIRSKIWNYDTVDYWYRQNIFLYIREDCIDRYPKLQKEVEAKQDFPLAVVHPQTYLLSLGINS
- a CDS encoding class I SAM-dependent methyltransferase — its product is MKNWDMIIDELDLSVFETIPSQTSAEDRRSLLAVQRATARKYKEYTYLEIGSYLGGTIQPHLVDNRCKRIYSIDPRPVEQPDDRSPGYIVHYENNSTEKMLNMLKAIGYGDIGKIECFDVDASQVDSERIKTAPEIMFIDGEHTQSSTRSDFEFCRKVVSENGVILFHDYTIIYPAVIEICNLLDRQPITYVPLKFKGSVFGIFFDSELVYADPYLHEIWQQAENFESKVGYRQWEPVAIDKILD